From Pradoshia eiseniae, the proteins below share one genomic window:
- the motA gene encoding flagellar motor stator protein MotA, with the protein MDKTSIIGILLAIISVGTGMVMKGVDISVLINPAAILIILAGTAAAVFVAFPTYELIKLPKLIKIIFIEEKGITADELIYTFSQWAQIARKEGLLALEKISETVEDAFLRNGLNMAVEGQSAEYIRNILSDEIDAMEERHSVGSQIFTQAGTYAPTLGVLGAVVGLIAALGNMSDTVVLGNAISAAFVATLMGIFTGYLLWHPFANKLRRKSREEVRRKEMMIEGILSILEGEAPRTIEQKLSSYLPSAERKKWLEGEMREYVQAKKEEISA; encoded by the coding sequence ATGGATAAGACATCAATAATAGGAATCTTACTGGCTATCATTTCGGTTGGTACAGGAATGGTAATGAAGGGAGTGGATATATCAGTTCTTATCAATCCGGCTGCTATCTTAATTATTTTGGCAGGGACGGCGGCGGCCGTGTTTGTCGCATTTCCGACCTACGAACTTATAAAGCTCCCGAAATTAATCAAGATCATTTTCATTGAAGAGAAGGGCATCACGGCTGATGAATTAATATATACGTTTTCACAATGGGCTCAAATTGCCCGCAAGGAAGGACTTCTCGCTTTAGAGAAGATTTCTGAAACGGTGGAAGATGCTTTCCTTCGCAATGGGTTGAATATGGCTGTAGAAGGACAAAGCGCGGAATACATAAGGAATATATTATCTGACGAGATTGACGCGATGGAAGAGAGACATTCCGTCGGTTCACAAATATTTACGCAAGCTGGAACATATGCACCGACACTGGGGGTACTAGGAGCTGTTGTCGGACTGATTGCCGCATTAGGAAATATGAGTGATACGGTAGTGCTAGGTAATGCCATAAGTGCTGCTTTTGTCGCTACCTTGATGGGAATCTTCACTGGTTACTTACTTTGGCATCCTTTCGCTAATAAGCTAAGACGCAAATCCAGAGAGGAAGTCAGACGGAAAGAAATGATGATTGAGGGAATCCTATCTATTCTAGAAGGGGAAGCTCCGCGAACAATTGAGCAAAAGCTATCCTCCTATTTGCCATCGGCAGAACGAAAAAAATGGTTGGAAGGCGAGATGAGAGAGTATGTCCAGGCGAAGAAAGAAGAAATCTCAGCATGA
- the motB gene encoding flagellar motor protein MotB gives MSESWLLPYSDLLTLLLALFIVLFAMSSVDSSKFDKISRAFNMAFEGGTGVFQNPSPMPEDRLTGIKGEEGTDKEKEKEKEKKPADMEKEKLSDIQEKMNAYIAENELDGKLDTSLTDGGLLLTIRDNVLFDSGIAEVRKGDEDVAREIASLLVMEPPRNIMISGHTDNVPIQNVEYESNWELSVMRAVNFMKLLLENEKLNPALFSANGFGEYKPVVSNETEAGKARNRRVEILILPQTSLVEATQ, from the coding sequence ATGTCTGAATCATGGCTCTTGCCATATAGTGATCTCTTAACCTTGCTGCTGGCCCTATTTATTGTTCTGTTTGCGATGAGTTCGGTCGATTCGAGTAAATTCGATAAAATCTCTCGTGCTTTCAATATGGCATTTGAGGGTGGTACAGGTGTTTTTCAAAACCCTAGCCCTATGCCTGAAGACAGGCTGACAGGAATCAAGGGAGAAGAAGGGACAGATAAAGAAAAAGAAAAGGAAAAAGAAAAGAAGCCTGCAGATATGGAAAAAGAGAAGCTATCTGACATTCAAGAGAAGATGAATGCCTATATTGCAGAAAATGAACTGGATGGAAAGCTGGATACGTCATTGACGGATGGGGGACTTCTCCTTACAATCCGTGATAATGTGCTTTTTGATTCTGGTATTGCTGAAGTTAGGAAGGGGGATGAAGATGTGGCACGAGAAATCGCTTCCCTGCTAGTGATGGAACCGCCGCGCAACATTATGATTAGCGGACATACGGATAATGTGCCGATCCAGAATGTTGAATATGAATCGAATTGGGAACTAAGTGTTATGCGAGCGGTCAACTTCATGAAACTTCTGTTGGAGAACGAAAAGCTTAATCCAGCTCTATTCAGCGCAAATGGATTTGGAGAATATAAGCCCGTAGTTTCAAATGAAACCGAGGCTGGAAAGGCAAGAAACAGGCGAGTGGAAATTTTGATTCTGCCCCAGACCTCCCTTGTTGAAGCAACACAATGA
- a CDS encoding type 1 glutamine amidotransferase domain-containing protein, with protein sequence MGKKIACVITDLFEDVEYTDPVKSFKEAGHEVVNIGFEKGQTVKGKQGQEQVSIDKGIGEVTPDEYDALLIPGGFSPDQLRGDERFVSFTKAFMDEKKPVFAICHGPQLLITAKALDGRNVTGYKSIKVDLEYAGATYHDQEVFVCGEQLVTSRQPDDIPAFNRESLALLSK encoded by the coding sequence ATGGGTAAAAAAATTGCATGTGTAATCACAGACTTATTCGAAGATGTAGAATACACAGATCCAGTAAAGTCTTTTAAAGAGGCTGGTCATGAAGTGGTGAACATTGGTTTTGAGAAAGGGCAAACGGTAAAAGGGAAACAGGGACAGGAACAAGTATCAATCGATAAAGGCATTGGCGAAGTTACTCCTGATGAGTATGATGCATTACTTATCCCTGGCGGCTTCTCACCAGATCAGCTTCGCGGCGATGAGCGCTTTGTTTCGTTCACAAAAGCTTTCATGGATGAGAAAAAGCCGGTTTTTGCAATCTGTCATGGACCGCAGCTGCTCATTACGGCTAAAGCACTTGATGGCCGCAATGTGACAGGATATAAGTCCATTAAGGTAGATTTGGAATATGCAGGAGCAACCTATCATGACCAAGAGGTATTCGTGTGCGGCGAACAGCTTGTGACAAGCAGGCAGCCGGATGATATCCCTGCCTTTAATCGTGAATCCCTGGCTCTGCTTTCTAAATAA
- a CDS encoding DUF1128 domain-containing protein, whose product MADLTKKSPENIEHIISSIQGKLQMINAAAMKPESFTASSYEDLLEIYEMVMSKDRFSPREMQAIVEELGNLKK is encoded by the coding sequence TTGGCTGATTTAACGAAGAAAAGCCCAGAGAACATTGAACACATCATTTCATCCATACAGGGAAAATTACAAATGATTAACGCTGCTGCTATGAAGCCAGAAAGCTTCACAGCAAGCTCCTACGAAGACTTGCTCGAGATTTATGAAATGGTCATGTCAAAGGACCGCTTTAGTCCAAGAGAGATGCAGGCAATCGTGGAAGAACTCGGCAATCTTAAGAAATAG
- a CDS encoding YtxH domain-containing protein has product MNNKKSNKLWLGIIGGAVAGIAISLLDKNTRSSVMTGSKNMMTNIKGMAKNPDDLVGSVKDMSGKLRTSIEQISEDVSFISSKVDEMKEVPPQVAGVIKETKEVVVDKHTNNDEKNQTSLNKNATSTSIQ; this is encoded by the coding sequence ATGAATAATAAAAAAAGCAATAAGTTATGGCTCGGTATTATAGGAGGAGCAGTTGCTGGGATTGCCATCAGCCTGCTTGATAAGAACACGCGAAGTTCAGTGATGACTGGCAGCAAAAACATGATGACCAATATTAAGGGGATGGCGAAAAATCCGGATGATCTTGTGGGCAGTGTAAAGGATATGAGCGGCAAGCTTCGTACCAGCATTGAACAGATCAGTGAGGATGTATCCTTTATCTCAAGCAAGGTAGATGAAATGAAGGAAGTGCCTCCGCAGGTTGCGGGTGTGATTAAAGAAACGAAGGAAGTTGTCGTTGATAAGCATACGAATAATGATGAGAAAAATCAAACATCCTTAAATAAGAATGCCACTTCTACTTCCATCCAATAA
- a CDS encoding YihY/virulence factor BrkB family protein, which yields MAKVVTDVGRYKKKTILKHLYEKIKEDEITGLAAQLAYYFLLSIFPLLIFTITLLPYFPVTTQDIISMLEAYVPSESVKLLESSLSTVMENRNGGLLSFGILATIWSASNGINAIIRALNHAYDVEESRSFIVSRALALVLTVAMIIVVVISLLLPIFGKMILGIVFDFLGFEPSFMYTLLRWTISIAVTTFVFTMLYWLGPDVKLPIKWAWPGALFSSIGWALSSLAFSFYVNSFANFSSTYGSLGGLIVLMLWFYISGLVIIVGGEINAVLRHNRTIK from the coding sequence GTGGCGAAAGTTGTGACTGATGTCGGTCGATATAAGAAGAAAACAATTTTAAAGCATCTTTATGAAAAGATTAAGGAAGATGAAATAACTGGGCTTGCAGCCCAGCTGGCTTATTACTTTTTATTATCGATTTTTCCGTTGTTAATCTTTACAATTACCTTGCTTCCCTATTTTCCTGTAACAACACAGGATATTATCAGTATGCTTGAAGCATACGTGCCTAGTGAATCGGTGAAATTGCTTGAGTCGAGCCTTTCAACGGTGATGGAGAATCGTAATGGCGGCTTGTTATCCTTCGGGATCCTGGCCACAATCTGGTCAGCGTCCAACGGGATTAACGCCATTATCCGAGCCTTGAATCATGCTTATGATGTAGAAGAGAGCCGTTCTTTCATCGTTAGCCGCGCGCTTGCTCTTGTGCTCACTGTAGCGATGATTATCGTTGTAGTGATTTCGCTCTTGCTTCCGATTTTTGGTAAGATGATTTTGGGTATAGTATTTGATTTCTTGGGCTTTGAGCCATCGTTTATGTATACCTTGCTTCGATGGACAATTTCAATTGCGGTTACTACTTTCGTCTTTACGATGCTCTATTGGCTGGGACCAGATGTGAAGCTGCCGATTAAATGGGCATGGCCGGGAGCGCTATTTAGCAGTATAGGATGGGCGTTGTCGTCACTAGCCTTTTCCTTTTACGTCAACTCCTTCGCTAATTTTTCATCAACGTACGGAAGCTTAGGCGGGTTGATTGTCTTGATGCTCTGGTTCTATATATCTGGCTTAGTCATAATTGTTGGCGGGGAAATAAATGCTGTTCTAAGGCATAATCGGACGATTAAATAG
- a CDS encoding heavy metal translocating P-type ATPase, giving the protein MNSSTQTSQKKPTKWKELSDNFSSFWELIAAGISGLLILLGWLLSNQDLAAMSAITYILAYIIGGYAKAKEGIIQTIEEKKLNVELLMILAAVGSAIIGYWTEGAILIFIFSLSGALETYTMNKSHKEISSLMNLQPEEALRIIDDKEEVVSVGDLAVGDLILIKPGERVPSDGIIQFGETSIDEAAITGESIPVSKKAGLEVFAGTVNATGTIKVEVTKPNSETLFQKIITLVQNAQSEKSPSQLFIERFEDTYVKSVLVIVAVMMFLPHYVLGWSWTETFYRAMVLLVVASPCALVASVMPATLAAISNGARNGILFKGGAHLEQLGHIKAIAFDKTGTLTQGKPVVTDIITRSDVDQKEFMLRVASIEQNSNHPLAQSIVQYVNDTYQETLPRIASEEVSGYGVAAIIEGTHYKIGKKDFVGRNAANAFHNGIADVLAEDGKTLSFVQDDHGIAGIIALKDIVRNETKDALEALKDQGIYTCMLTGDNERTAHAIAKESHLAGYVAECLPERKVEEIKKLRKEYAAVAMVGDGINDAPALASASVGIAMGEGTDVALETADIVLMKNDLPKIAEAIKLSKKMNRIIRQNVIFSITVIMVLICSNFFQILDLPFGVIGHEGSTILVILNGLRLLKS; this is encoded by the coding sequence ATTAATAGCAGTACTCAAACTTCACAGAAGAAACCCACTAAATGGAAGGAATTATCCGATAATTTCAGCTCCTTTTGGGAATTAATCGCAGCCGGCATCAGCGGCTTACTCATTTTACTCGGCTGGCTGCTCTCCAATCAGGATTTAGCGGCTATGTCTGCTATCACCTATATTTTAGCCTATATTATTGGCGGCTACGCCAAAGCGAAGGAAGGCATCATACAAACGATTGAAGAGAAGAAACTTAACGTCGAGCTATTAATGATTTTAGCTGCTGTGGGATCAGCGATCATTGGCTACTGGACAGAAGGGGCTATTTTGATCTTCATCTTCTCATTAAGTGGTGCTCTTGAGACATATACAATGAACAAAAGTCATAAAGAAATCTCATCCTTAATGAACCTACAGCCAGAGGAAGCCTTGAGGATCATTGACGATAAAGAGGAAGTGGTCTCTGTCGGAGACTTAGCGGTTGGTGACCTCATTCTTATCAAACCAGGTGAAAGGGTGCCTTCAGACGGAATAATCCAATTCGGCGAAACATCCATAGACGAGGCAGCTATTACTGGTGAGTCCATCCCAGTCAGCAAAAAAGCAGGCTTAGAAGTTTTCGCCGGGACCGTAAATGCTACCGGCACAATCAAAGTCGAAGTAACGAAGCCAAATAGCGAAACCTTGTTCCAAAAAATCATTACCCTTGTCCAAAATGCACAAAGCGAGAAATCGCCGTCACAATTATTCATAGAGCGATTTGAGGATACTTATGTGAAATCGGTGCTCGTTATCGTTGCCGTCATGATGTTCCTGCCCCATTATGTTCTTGGCTGGTCATGGACAGAGACGTTCTACAGAGCAATGGTCCTTCTCGTTGTTGCATCCCCATGCGCGCTCGTTGCATCAGTCATGCCAGCAACATTAGCAGCCATCTCTAACGGAGCGAGAAATGGGATTCTCTTCAAAGGAGGCGCTCATCTCGAGCAGCTCGGTCACATAAAAGCCATAGCCTTTGATAAAACAGGCACACTTACCCAAGGCAAACCAGTTGTAACCGATATCATAACCCGTAGCGATGTTGACCAAAAAGAGTTTATGCTCAGGGTTGCTTCAATTGAACAGAACTCCAATCACCCGCTCGCCCAGTCAATAGTTCAATATGTGAATGATACCTATCAAGAAACACTGCCTCGTATAGCATCAGAGGAAGTGTCCGGATACGGAGTGGCGGCAATCATAGAAGGCACACATTACAAAATCGGGAAAAAGGATTTCGTCGGCAGAAACGCAGCCAACGCCTTTCATAATGGTATTGCCGATGTCCTCGCTGAAGATGGCAAAACCTTGTCATTCGTTCAAGACGACCACGGTATAGCTGGTATCATTGCCTTAAAGGACATCGTCCGCAACGAGACAAAGGATGCCTTAGAAGCCTTGAAAGACCAAGGTATCTATACATGCATGCTAACAGGCGATAACGAAAGAACAGCCCATGCAATTGCGAAAGAGAGCCATTTAGCCGGTTATGTGGCCGAATGCCTTCCTGAGAGAAAAGTGGAAGAAATCAAGAAGCTGCGCAAGGAATATGCCGCCGTCGCCATGGTCGGAGATGGAATTAACGATGCCCCGGCACTCGCAAGCGCATCAGTCGGAATTGCCATGGGCGAAGGCACCGATGTCGCTTTAGAGACAGCTGACATTGTCTTGATGAAAAATGATTTGCCTAAGATTGCTGAAGCCATCAAGCTATCGAAAAAGATGAATCGAATCATACGCCAAAATGTCATCTTCTCCATCACCGTCATTATGGTGCTCATATGTTCGAACTTCTTCCAGATTCTCGATCTCCCATTTGGCGTCATTGGACATGAAGGAAGTACCATTCTCGTCATTTTGAACGGGTTACGCTTACTCAAATCATGA